The proteins below come from a single Candidatus Fermentibacter sp. genomic window:
- the kbl gene encoding glycine C-acetyltransferase gives MSRRIFEDLSKLIETKKKDGLYKEERIIESHQGAEITVGGRRVLNFCANNYLGLSSHPAVLQAAKDTVDRRGYGMSSVRFICGTQDIHKQLEKKVSEFLGTEDTILYAACFDANGGVFEPFLDQDCAIIADQLNHASIIDGVRLCKAKRYVYSHIQMGPGECEFDGKKQLGLEGVLQLEEVRNCKYRMIATDGVFSMNGDLAPLDRICALAEKYDALVMVDDSHASGFVGRTGRGTHEYFGVMDKVDLITTTFGKALGGASGGCTSGRAVLIDWLRQVSRPYLFSNTVAPSVVGATMKVLEVLSGSTELRDRLEWNQKYFREKMTAAGFEILPGDHAIVPIMFTKFTPDDAPVAQAFAKDMLAEGIYVIGFFYPVVAKGQSRIRVQLSAAHTKDHIDKAIEAFVKVGRKHSVI, from the coding sequence ATGTCCAGGAGGATCTTCGAGGATCTGTCGAAGCTGATCGAGACAAAGAAGAAGGATGGGCTCTACAAGGAGGAGCGCATCATAGAGTCCCACCAGGGCGCCGAGATCACGGTGGGCGGGCGCAGGGTCCTCAACTTCTGCGCCAACAACTACCTCGGCCTGTCCAGCCACCCCGCGGTCCTCCAGGCCGCGAAGGACACCGTCGACAGGCGCGGGTACGGCATGTCCAGCGTGCGCTTCATCTGCGGCACGCAGGACATCCACAAGCAGCTCGAGAAGAAGGTCAGCGAGTTCCTGGGCACCGAGGACACCATCCTCTACGCAGCCTGCTTCGATGCAAACGGCGGCGTCTTCGAGCCCTTCCTCGACCAGGACTGCGCCATAATCGCCGACCAGCTCAACCACGCCTCCATCATCGACGGCGTGAGGCTCTGCAAGGCCAAGCGATACGTCTATTCCCACATCCAGATGGGCCCGGGCGAGTGCGAGTTCGACGGCAAGAAGCAGCTCGGTCTGGAGGGGGTGCTCCAGCTCGAAGAGGTCAGGAACTGCAAGTACCGCATGATAGCCACGGACGGCGTGTTCAGCATGAACGGCGACCTGGCGCCGCTGGACAGGATCTGCGCGCTCGCGGAGAAGTATGACGCGCTCGTGATGGTCGACGACAGCCACGCCTCCGGATTCGTGGGGAGGACCGGCCGCGGCACCCACGAGTACTTCGGCGTCATGGACAAGGTCGACCTGATCACCACCACGTTCGGCAAGGCCCTGGGCGGCGCCAGCGGCGGCTGCACCAGCGGGCGCGCCGTCCTCATAGACTGGCTGCGCCAGGTCTCCCGCCCCTACCTCTTCTCCAACACCGTGGCCCCGTCGGTAGTCGGCGCCACGATGAAGGTCCTCGAGGTCCTGAGCGGCTCCACGGAGCTCCGCGACAGGCTCGAATGGAACCAGAAGTACTTCCGTGAGAAGATGACTGCCGCCGGTTTCGAGATACTCCCCGGCGACCACGCGATCGTCCCCATCATGTTCACCAAGTTCACGCCCGACGACGCCCCCGTGGCCCAGGCATTCGCGAAGGACATGCTGGCCGAGGGGATATACGTGATAGGCTTCTTCTATCCCGTCGTGGCGAAGGGGCAGTCCCGCATCCGGGTCCAGCTCTCGGCCGCGCACACGAAGGACCATATCGACAAGGCCATCGAGGCCTTCGTGAAGGTCGGCAGGAAGCACTCCGTCATCTAG
- a CDS encoding transglycosylase SLT domain-containing protein — translation MRRFALLMSVLALSSCRAVEDGGQAEAALPPDPSAVETAARSAADEGLNGESALLYIQAAGLRAEGDTLRMSDARAAALLLDEPSIPCAQILLASPDSLDALLAVVAGGAGIAPAMLEKLADSLVPMPEYAALLLAESLVAAGRGEEALRALSYAGDSFPAQTAGDLTLARYGALLYAGRLDEATDLRQGVPASDSVLRSRLLGALGTFRHESGAAGWEDAFSQSIRLWPSGYIHAPAFALLRPRLLSDSAFSAGLADAFYAGGLWNELYDIAVHAQDPPGHLVYLAARTRDRLGSYDQACALLDGYLDDHPAGADAENALMYLGLDLARGGLPDSGLAVLDRWESRYPSSPRRGNIPWYRGSILAEYDRWAEALPHFEAMMADYPSNVAADDAHFFLCLALLETGRGSEAAAELASFSRESGESVYAQSARYLLGRLLVEEGDASGMDTLRAVSRLGSESLAARFAQVRLGASPPSPGISSEPLEAWMTRNGVVPAPSTASSRRGAVLLDAGLRRWAVAEFKAAEEEVGGGGRMALFYLEHDVWERMPNCGWRLSTVAPEPWPADLWRLRYPAAWPGPVLRTSADFGFDPLLVWSIMRQESMFQPGASSPAGARGLIQMIPSTSEYVASRQGWDDYSPDALFEPGVSLRYGICYLSGVASEVDGPVKLLASYNGGPHNAAGRWGASTLSDDLFFCRITFNETRRYVEKVLANYEIYRLLYPSLAGLAQPRFTAAPTLSPRAGAMD, via the coding sequence ATGCGCCGGTTCGCACTGCTCATGTCCGTCCTGGCCCTCTCGTCGTGCAGGGCCGTGGAGGATGGCGGTCAGGCCGAAGCAGCGCTGCCGCCGGACCCCTCCGCCGTCGAAACGGCGGCTCGATCAGCCGCGGACGAAGGGCTGAACGGAGAATCAGCCCTTCTCTACATCCAGGCCGCCGGACTCAGGGCTGAAGGCGACACCCTGCGGATGTCCGACGCCAGGGCCGCGGCCCTCCTGCTGGACGAACCGTCGATTCCGTGCGCGCAGATCCTTCTTGCGAGCCCCGATTCCCTCGACGCCCTGCTGGCCGTGGTGGCCGGAGGGGCCGGGATAGCGCCCGCGATGCTCGAGAAGCTCGCCGACAGCCTCGTGCCCATGCCGGAGTACGCCGCGCTCCTCCTGGCCGAGAGCCTCGTCGCGGCCGGAAGAGGGGAGGAGGCCCTCCGGGCTCTGAGCTATGCGGGAGACAGCTTCCCTGCGCAGACCGCCGGCGACCTCACTCTCGCCCGGTACGGCGCCCTCCTCTACGCAGGAAGGCTCGACGAGGCAACGGATCTCAGGCAGGGGGTCCCGGCCTCCGACAGCGTGCTCAGGTCTCGTCTCCTGGGCGCCCTGGGAACCTTCAGGCACGAGAGCGGAGCCGCGGGGTGGGAGGATGCCTTCTCGCAGTCCATAAGGCTCTGGCCCTCCGGATACATACATGCCCCGGCGTTCGCCCTCCTGAGGCCCAGGCTGCTCTCGGACAGCGCGTTCTCCGCCGGACTGGCCGACGCCTTCTACGCCGGAGGCCTCTGGAACGAGCTTTACGACATCGCCGTCCATGCTCAGGACCCTCCCGGCCATCTCGTCTATCTCGCCGCCCGCACCCGCGACAGGCTCGGATCCTACGACCAGGCCTGCGCCCTCCTCGACGGCTACCTCGACGACCACCCGGCGGGGGCCGATGCCGAGAACGCCCTGATGTACCTCGGCCTCGACCTGGCCCGCGGCGGGCTGCCGGATTCGGGTCTTGCCGTGCTCGACCGGTGGGAGTCGCGCTATCCCTCCTCGCCGCGCCGGGGCAACATCCCATGGTACAGGGGCAGCATACTGGCCGAGTACGACCGGTGGGCCGAGGCCCTTCCCCATTTCGAGGCCATGATGGCCGACTATCCGTCCAACGTTGCCGCCGACGACGCGCATTTCTTCCTGTGCCTCGCCCTGCTGGAGACCGGCCGCGGCAGTGAGGCGGCCGCCGAGCTCGCGTCCTTCTCGCGGGAGTCGGGAGAGAGCGTCTATGCCCAGTCCGCGAGGTATCTCCTCGGGAGGCTGCTCGTCGAGGAGGGCGACGCTTCCGGTATGGACACCCTCAGGGCCGTATCCCGCCTCGGCTCCGAGTCCCTGGCCGCGAGGTTCGCACAGGTGCGCCTGGGGGCCTCTCCGCCGTCCCCCGGCATCTCATCGGAACCTCTCGAGGCCTGGATGACCAGGAACGGAGTGGTCCCGGCACCCTCGACAGCCTCCTCGAGGCGCGGGGCCGTACTGCTCGATGCGGGCCTCAGGCGGTGGGCCGTGGCGGAGTTCAAGGCGGCCGAGGAGGAAGTCGGGGGAGGGGGCAGGATGGCCCTCTTCTACCTCGAGCACGACGTCTGGGAACGGATGCCGAACTGCGGCTGGAGGCTCTCGACCGTGGCACCCGAACCCTGGCCGGCCGACCTCTGGCGGCTCAGATATCCTGCCGCCTGGCCCGGGCCCGTGCTCCGCACCAGCGCCGACTTCGGGTTCGACCCGCTGCTCGTATGGTCCATCATGAGGCAGGAGAGCATGTTCCAGCCCGGCGCGAGCTCTCCCGCCGGAGCCAGGGGCCTGATACAGATGATCCCGAGCACCTCGGAATACGTGGCCTCGCGGCAGGGCTGGGACGACTACTCGCCCGACGCGCTCTTCGAGCCCGGGGTGTCGTTGAGATACGGCATATGCTACCTGTCCGGGGTCGCCTCGGAGGTAGACGGGCCGGTGAAGCTGCTCGCATCCTACAATGGCGGGCCCCACAACGCGGCAGGCCGCTGGGGGGCCTCCACCCTCTCCGACGACCTCTTCTTCTGCAGGATCACCTTCAACGAAACCAGGCGCTATGTCGAGAAGGTCCTCGCCAACTACGAGATCTACAGGCTCCTGTATCCGTCCCTGGCAGGCCTCGCGCAGCCCAGGTTCACGGCAGCCCCGACCCTCTCGCCCCGCGCCGGGGCGATGGACTGA